In the genome of Rhodamnia argentea isolate NSW1041297 chromosome 3, ASM2092103v1, whole genome shotgun sequence, one region contains:
- the LOC115733176 gene encoding disease resistance protein RPV1-like, translating to MEASTSSSHGGRSGAYDVFLSFRGPDSRLTIADSLYNAMDRAGIRVFKDDQVLLFGERIGGGLSRGIDNSKIYIPIFSKGYASSKSCLRELAQMVACTRRSVDGERKAILPIFFDVDADDVKLKTDLYQEALQNHKSDSREDLVKQWEEALREVGRIMGKNLKDHGLHKLTELMVEEVSSLLQTRLPDVPDHLVGIKDRMDEIMKWLDLGAVDVRYIVIHGMGGIGKTTLAEAIFRQISPKFQDGCCFLKDVRTNDILDLQKKLLSDILDLRCTHLSDAQVDDMIKTRFRRKKVLIVLDDIDKPNEIKKLADEPNWFGGGSRIVVTTRNIDFLKAECDDDSILESHHGNFSFYEMVEMNHDDALQLFCERAFGHAKPPPDFVDISEKLVNALGRLPLALDVIGSTLRGKTRSRWDHVLQKLKQVLNEDVKKKLIISYEALDPPQQQIYLDIACFFINQEKITAIKYWDAFFGYSTETEIKILIRMSLIKVIENDKLWMHDLLRDLGRDIVHSKRGELQQRGSRLWSPEDAFRAVQRKEGNENTVALNLGTPESHAAHIFKPEEFERMVNLRFLQLDGGNFEGDFKNIFSELRWLSWSNCPLEFQATNFGLENLVILRLSRSNITEDWGGWCQMMVSEQLKVLQLEYCPSLTKTPELSAISRLERLILRCRQLRRIDESIGNLKSLTELRIDSQRLTILPHSIGNLVKLKHLILKCRKLRKLPDSIGQLESLLKLDVNDTSISELPNSIGNLESLRIFKLPRHNLEKLPDSIGELRSLVELGMANSKIRILPDCIGNLKKLKTLRLSGSRIRELPKTIGKLENLVELYADFALEREIPSEIGALSSLEILYLQGSRFSGLPATINQLTNLDELVLVECCSIQQLPELPQSLTELCISSNSLTTFPDFSNLTNLVDLSIEGTPVQEPNNIDCYKNSQ from the exons ATGGAAGCTTCGACAAGCAGTAGCCATGGTGGTAGATCCGGGGCCTACGACGTGTTCCTCAGCTTCAGAGGACCTGACTCCCGCTTAACCATAGCGGATTCTCTCTACAATGCCATGGACCGCGCAGGGATCCGTGTCTTCAAAGATGACCAGGTGCTCCTATTCGGTGAAAGGATCGGAGGTGGCCTCTCACGTGGGATCGACAACTCCAAAATTTACATCCCAATTTTCTCCAAAGGCTACGCTTCGAGTAAGTCATGCCTCCGTGAGCTCGCTCAAATGGTGGCTTGCACGAGAAGATCGGTGGACGGCGAGCGGAAAGCGATCCTCCCTATCTTCTTTGACGTGGATGCGGATGATGTCAAGCTTAAGACCGATTTATATCAGGAAGCCCTCCAAAACCACAAGAGCGACTCCCGGGAGGATTTAGTAAAGCAGTGGGAGGAGGCTTTAAGAGAGGTTGGCAGAATTATGGGAAAGAATCTCAAAGATCACGG CCTGCATAAACTTACGGAGCTCATGGTGGAAGAGGTTTCTAGTTTGTTACAGACAAGACTGCCGGACGTGCCTGATCATTTGGTGGGAATCAAGGATCGGATGGATGAGATTATGAAGTGGTTAGATCTAGGAGCTGTTGATGTACGGTATATCGTGATTCATGGTATGGGTGGCATCGGAAAGACGACACTGGCCGAGGCTATCTTCAGGCAAATCTCCCCTAAATTTCAGGATGGTTGCTGCTTTCTTAAAGATGTTCGGACGAATGATATATTAGACTTACAAAAGAAATTGTTATCCGACATTCTCGATCTTAGATGCACACATCTCTCCGATGCTCAAGTGGATGACATGATCAAGACGAGATTTCGTCGCAAGAAAGTCTTGATTGTTCTTGATGACATTGACAAGCCGAACGAAATCAAGAAACTTGCAGACGAGCCCAACTGGTTTGGTGGAGGAAGTAGAATTGTCGTAACGACGAGGAATATTGACTTCTTGAAAGCTGAATGTGACGATGACAGCATACTAGAGTCACATCATGGAAATTTCTCATTCTACGAAATGGTGGAGATGAATCATGATGATGCTCTTCAACTTTTCTGTGAGCGTGCCTTTGGTCATGCCAAGCCGCCACCTGATTTCGTGGATATCTCAGAAAAGCTAGTCAATGCACTTGGAAGGCTTCCATTGGCTCTCGATGTCATAGGTTCCACACTTCGTGGGAAAACCCGAAGTAGATGGGATCATGTTCTACAGAAGTTAAAGCAGGTGTTAAACGAGGATGTCAAGAAGAAGTTGATCATAAGTTACGAGGCATTGGACCCTCCTCAAcaacaaatttatcttgatATTGCATGTTTCTTCATCAATCAAGAGAAAATAACTGCAATTAAATATTGGGATGCATTTTTTGGGTATTCCACCGAAACCGAAATCAAGATCCTCATACGTATGTCTTTGATAAAGGTCATCGAAAATGATAAACTATGGATGCACGACCTACTTAGAGATCTCGGAAGGGATATCGTCCACTCCAAAAGGGGCGAACTCCAACAAAGGGGTAGTAGATTGTGGTCTCCCGAGGATGCCTTCCGTGCAGTGCAGAGAAAAGAG GGGAATGAAAACACAGTGGCGCTCAATCTTGGCACACCTGAATCTCATGCGGCGCACATATTTAAACCCGAGGAATTTGAGAGGATGGTCAACCTTAGGTTCCTTCAATTGGACGGCGGAAACTTCGAAGGagactttaaaaatattttctcagagTTAAGATGGCTCTCTTGGAGCAATTGCCCTTTGGAATTTCAAGCTACAAACTTTGGGTTGGAGAACCTAGTGATTCTCAGGCTTTCTAGGAGTAACATCACTGAAGACTGGGGAGGATGGTGTCAAATGATG GTATCAGAACAGTTGAAAGTCCTCCAACTCGAGTATTGTCCATCCCTTACAAAGACACCTGAGTTATCTGCAATCTCGCGActggagagattgattcttaGATGCCGTCAACTAAGAAGGATTGATGAGTCCATCGGCAA TCTAAAATCTTTGACGGAGCTAAGAATAGATTCTCAGAGACTCACAATATTGCCTCACTCGATTGGTAATTTGGTGAAGCTGAAGCATCTAATCTTGAAATGCCGAAAACTTCGAAAGCTTCCCGACTCTATTGGACAATTGGAATCACTACTTAAGCTGGATGTCAATGATACGAGCATTAGTGAATTACCCAATTCCATCGGAAACCTAGaaagtttgagaatttttaagCTCCCACGTCACAATTTAGAAAAGCTACCAGACTCGATTGGGGAGCTCCGATCATTGGTCGAGTTGGGTATGGCGAATTCAAAAATCAGGATATTACCTGATTGTATTGGAAATCTGAAAAAGTTGAAGACACTACGTCTGAGTGGGAGCCGCATAAGGGAACTTCCGAAAACCATAGGAAAGTTGGAAAATCTGGTAGAGTTGTACGCCGATTTTGCTCTGGAGAGGGAAATTCCAAGTGAGATTGGGGCACTATCCTCGTTGGAAATTCTATACTTACAGGGTAGCAGATTTAGTGGATTGCCGGCAACCATCAATCAACTTACAAATCTCGACGAACTTGTTTTAGTGGAGTGTTGTTCAATTCAACAGCTGCCGGAACTTCCTCAGAGTCTAACGGAGTTGTGCATTTCATCAAACTCGCTGACCACATTCCCCGACTTCTCAAACCTAACCAATTTGGTTGATCTCTCTATAGAGGGAACACCAGTTCAAGAACCCAACAACATAGACTG CTACAAGAACTCTCAATAA